Proteins encoded in a region of the Capra hircus breed San Clemente chromosome 3, ASM170441v1, whole genome shotgun sequence genome:
- the HFE2 gene encoding hemojuvelin isoform X1 — protein sequence MGDPGQCPSPWSPHGSPPTLSILTLLLLLCGHAYSQCKILRCNAEYVSSTLSLRGGGSPGALRGGGRGGGVGSSGLCRALRSYALCTRRTARTCRGDLAFHSAVHGIEDLMIQHNCSRQGPTAPPPPRGPVFPGAGPIRASGSPAPDPCDYEGRFSRLHRQPPGFLHCASFGDPHVRTFHHHFHTCRVQGAWPLLDNDFLFVQATSSPVALGANATTTRKLTIIFKNMQECIDQKVYQAEVDNLPAAFEDGSINGGDRPGGSSLSIQTANPGSHVEIRAAYIGTTIIIRQTAGQLSFSIRVAEDVARAFSAEQDLQLCVGGCPPSQRLSRSVRSRRGTITIDTARQLCKEGLPVEDAYFHSCVFDVLISGDPNFTVAAQAALEDARAFLPDLEKLHLFPSDAGVPLSPATFPAPLLSGLFVLWLCIQ from the exons CTTATTCTCAATGCAAGATCCTCCGCTGCAATGCTGAGTATGTATCTTCCACTCTGAGCCTTAGAGGTGGGGGTTCACCAGGAGCCCTTCGAGGAGGAGGCCGAGGTGGAGGGGTGGGCTCCAGCGGTCTCTGCCGAGCCCTCCGCTCCTACGCGCTCTGCACTCGGCGCACAGCCCGCACCTGCCGCGGGGACCTCGCCTTCCATTCTGCTGTGCACGGCATCGAAGACCTGATGATTCAGCACAACTGCTCCCGCCAGGGCCCCacggcccctcccccaccccgaggCCCCGTCTTTCCGGGCGCAGGCCCGATCCGCGCCTCTGGCTCCCCAGCCCCGGACCCCTGTGACTATGAAGGCCGGTTTTCCCGGCTGCACCGACAACCCCCAGGCTTCTTGCACTGCGCCTCCTTCGGGGACCCTCACGTGCGCACCTTCCATCACCACTTTCACACGTGCCGTGTCCAAGGAGCTTGGCCCTTGCTGGATAATGACTTCCTCTTTGTCCAGGCCACCAGCTCCCCTGTGGCACTGGGGGCCAACGCCACCACCACCCGGAAG CTCACCATTATATTTAAGAACATGCAGGAATGCATTGATCAGAAGGTCTACCAGGCTGAGGTGGACAACCTTCCCGCGGCCTTTGAAGATGGTTCTATCAATGGAGGTGATCGACCTGGGGGCTCAAGTTTGTCCATTCAGACTGCTAACCCTGGGAGCCATGTGGAGATCCGAGCTGCCTACATTGGCACAACTATAATCATTCGGCAGACAGCTGGGCAGctctccttctccatcagagtaGCAGAGGATGTGGCCAGGGCCTTCTCAGCTGAGCAGGACCTGCAGCTCTGTGTTGGCGGATGCCCTCCAAGTCAGCGACTCTCACGCTCAGTGCGTAGTCGTCGGGGAACTATAACCATAGATACTGCCCGACAGCTGTGCAAGGAAGGGCTGCCGGTTGAAGACGCTTACTTTCATTCCTGTGTCTTTGATGTTTTAATCTCCGGTGACCCTAACTTTACTGTGGCAGCTCAGGCAGCTCTGGAGGACGCCCGAGCCTTCCTGCCAGACTTGGAAAAACTACACCTCTTCCCCTCAGATGCTGGGGTTCCTCTTTCCCCAGCAACCTTCCCAGCTCCACTTCTTTCTGGGCTCTTCGTTCTGTGGCTTTGCATTCAGTAA
- the HFE2 gene encoding hemojuvelin isoform X3 yields MQECIDQKVYQAEVDNLPAAFEDGSINGGDRPGGSSLSIQTANPGSHVEIRAAYIGTTIIIRQTAGQLSFSIRVAEDVARAFSAEQDLQLCVGGCPPSQRLSRSVRSRRGTITIDTARQLCKEGLPVEDAYFHSCVFDVLISGDPNFTVAAQAALEDARAFLPDLEKLHLFPSDAGVPLSPATFPAPLLSGLFVLWLCIQ; encoded by the coding sequence ATGCAGGAATGCATTGATCAGAAGGTCTACCAGGCTGAGGTGGACAACCTTCCCGCGGCCTTTGAAGATGGTTCTATCAATGGAGGTGATCGACCTGGGGGCTCAAGTTTGTCCATTCAGACTGCTAACCCTGGGAGCCATGTGGAGATCCGAGCTGCCTACATTGGCACAACTATAATCATTCGGCAGACAGCTGGGCAGctctccttctccatcagagtaGCAGAGGATGTGGCCAGGGCCTTCTCAGCTGAGCAGGACCTGCAGCTCTGTGTTGGCGGATGCCCTCCAAGTCAGCGACTCTCACGCTCAGTGCGTAGTCGTCGGGGAACTATAACCATAGATACTGCCCGACAGCTGTGCAAGGAAGGGCTGCCGGTTGAAGACGCTTACTTTCATTCCTGTGTCTTTGATGTTTTAATCTCCGGTGACCCTAACTTTACTGTGGCAGCTCAGGCAGCTCTGGAGGACGCCCGAGCCTTCCTGCCAGACTTGGAAAAACTACACCTCTTCCCCTCAGATGCTGGGGTTCCTCTTTCCCCAGCAACCTTCCCAGCTCCACTTCTTTCTGGGCTCTTCGTTCTGTGGCTTTGCATTCAGTAA
- the HFE2 gene encoding hemojuvelin isoform X2, protein MIQHNCSRQGPTAPPPPRGPVFPGAGPIRASGSPAPDPCDYEGRFSRLHRQPPGFLHCASFGDPHVRTFHHHFHTCRVQGAWPLLDNDFLFVQATSSPVALGANATTTRKLTIIFKNMQECIDQKVYQAEVDNLPAAFEDGSINGGDRPGGSSLSIQTANPGSHVEIRAAYIGTTIIIRQTAGQLSFSIRVAEDVARAFSAEQDLQLCVGGCPPSQRLSRSVRSRRGTITIDTARQLCKEGLPVEDAYFHSCVFDVLISGDPNFTVAAQAALEDARAFLPDLEKLHLFPSDAGVPLSPATFPAPLLSGLFVLWLCIQ, encoded by the exons ATGATTCAGCACAACTGCTCCCGCCAGGGCCCCacggcccctcccccaccccgaggCCCCGTCTTTCCGGGCGCAGGCCCGATCCGCGCCTCTGGCTCCCCAGCCCCGGACCCCTGTGACTATGAAGGCCGGTTTTCCCGGCTGCACCGACAACCCCCAGGCTTCTTGCACTGCGCCTCCTTCGGGGACCCTCACGTGCGCACCTTCCATCACCACTTTCACACGTGCCGTGTCCAAGGAGCTTGGCCCTTGCTGGATAATGACTTCCTCTTTGTCCAGGCCACCAGCTCCCCTGTGGCACTGGGGGCCAACGCCACCACCACCCGGAAG CTCACCATTATATTTAAGAACATGCAGGAATGCATTGATCAGAAGGTCTACCAGGCTGAGGTGGACAACCTTCCCGCGGCCTTTGAAGATGGTTCTATCAATGGAGGTGATCGACCTGGGGGCTCAAGTTTGTCCATTCAGACTGCTAACCCTGGGAGCCATGTGGAGATCCGAGCTGCCTACATTGGCACAACTATAATCATTCGGCAGACAGCTGGGCAGctctccttctccatcagagtaGCAGAGGATGTGGCCAGGGCCTTCTCAGCTGAGCAGGACCTGCAGCTCTGTGTTGGCGGATGCCCTCCAAGTCAGCGACTCTCACGCTCAGTGCGTAGTCGTCGGGGAACTATAACCATAGATACTGCCCGACAGCTGTGCAAGGAAGGGCTGCCGGTTGAAGACGCTTACTTTCATTCCTGTGTCTTTGATGTTTTAATCTCCGGTGACCCTAACTTTACTGTGGCAGCTCAGGCAGCTCTGGAGGACGCCCGAGCCTTCCTGCCAGACTTGGAAAAACTACACCTCTTCCCCTCAGATGCTGGGGTTCCTCTTTCCCCAGCAACCTTCCCAGCTCCACTTCTTTCTGGGCTCTTCGTTCTGTGGCTTTGCATTCAGTAA